The Primulina huaijiensis isolate GDHJ02 chromosome 12, ASM1229523v2, whole genome shotgun sequence genome has a window encoding:
- the LOC140990130 gene encoding aspartic proteinase CDR1-like: MAFSSDVPALFFLAFIFSISSIESIKHGGITLDLIHRDSPDSPLYQSSYTRYERLTNAFQRSFSRKSSLHRTYKVINSGSDLSSGSFESTLTPIGGEYLMKIGIGTPPVEILGIADTGSDLTWTQCKPCSSCFKQKSPLFDPDNTNTYRKVSCEAELCSAVGQWSCDGENKCNYEISYGDRSHSTGQIGTETFVLGNASFPKVVFGCGHDNSGTFNDTETGIVGLGGGDISIVKQLDKSIRGRFSYCLTFLDSNVSSKISFGADAVVTGPKVVSTPLVQKSPSTFYFLTLKGISVGNKKLEYISDASDYGQQADEGNIIIDSGTTLTFLPQELFYDLEAALVKVIKGNRVDDPQGVFELCYELPSTGEFDTPPIVVHFSGADLEVARGSTFIEVKLGVVCLTFVPSNDFSIFGNLHQMNVNIGYDLVKKEVSFVPTDCTKFE, from the coding sequence ATGGCTTTTTCTTCCGATGTACCGGCCTTGTTCTTTCTTGCGTTCATTTTCTCTATTTCTAGCATAGAATCCATTAAACATGGTGGGATCACTCTTGATTTGATACACCGCGACTCCCCGGATTCCCCCCTCTACCAATCCTCGTACACACGTTACGAACGTCTAACGAATGCGTTCCAACGTTCGTTTTCACGTAAATCTTCTCTCCATAGGACATACAAAGTGATCAACTCAGGCTCAGACTTGAGCTCGGGCTCGTTTGAGTCGACCCTCACTCCCATTGGCGGGGAGTACCTGATGAAGATCGGCATCGGGACGCCACCTGTCGAAATCTTGGGCATAGCTGACACCGGCAGTGATTTGACATGGACTCAGTGCAAGCCATGTTCTTCATGTTTCAAGCAGAAGTCCCCACTTTTTGATCCGGACAACACCAATACATACCGGAAGGTGTCATGCGAAGCCGAGCTATGTTCCGCGGTTGGCCAGTGGAGTTGCGACGGCGAAAACAAGTGCAACTATGAGATATCCTATGGCGATAGGTCGCACAGCACCGGCCAGATCGGGACCGAAACCTTTGTCTTAGGGAACGCCTCGTTCCCTAAGGTGGTATTCGGTTGCGGGCACGATAACAGTGGCACGTTCAACGATACGGAAACCGGGATCGTTGGACTCGGGGGCGGGGACATATCGATTGTCAAGCAGCTGGATAAGTCGATCAGGGGTCGGTTCTCGTACTGCCTGACGTTTCTTGATTCGAATGTTTCTAGCAAGATAAGTTTCGGGGCCGATGCGGTAGTCACGGGGCCGAAAGTTGTGTCAACTCCATTAGTACAAAAATCACCGAGCACCTTCTATTTCCTAACCCTAAAGGGAATCAGCGTGGGGAACAAGAAGTTGGAATACATCTCGGACGCATCCGATTACGGCCAACAGGCAGATGAAGGTAACATCATTATCGACTCTGGTACGACGTTAACGTTCCTCCCCCAAGAGCTATTCTATGATCTGGAGGCTGCTCTAGTCAAGGTTATCAAGGGAAACCGTGTCGACGACCCTCAAGGTGTTTTTGAGCTATGCTACGAGTTGCCTAGTACCGGTGAATTCGACACCCCACCTATCGTTGTACACTTTTCGGGGGCAGATTTGGAGGTGGCTCGGGGAAGCACCTTCATCGAGGTGAAGCTCGGGGTGGTTTGTTTGACGTTCGTGCCGTCGAACGATTTCTCCATCTTCGGAAACTTGCACCAAATGAATGTCAACATAGGGTATGATCTTGTGAAGAAGGAAGTCAGTTTCGTGCCCACTGATTGTACCAAGTTCGAGTAA
- the LOC140990254 gene encoding uncharacterized protein produces the protein MDYFLSDSDDEKAVEEILAQAMDLCVDEQVAAINCAGITDSALPSHLETRFRKLKSFPSCSKKSSNADGFQEASRKNQGVGKNSENEPSTCSKKLPVKKSSSSPSKSPEERIFSPIKSNPRTKLRRKGLKSSSSYSLEDLSSGSLSPPVKKSGCFLCSPKKVPRKKGKVKKGLDSELDWEKNDEIFSDLSIFSVKSERKMMKKAMKDEEEICREAEKIVKWAKHASARMDVSGIEDALSDDENSKFH, from the coding sequence ATGGATTATTTTTTATCGGATAGTGACGATGAGAAAGCAGTGGAAGAGATTCTAGCTCAAGCAATGGATTTGTGTGTTGATGAGCAGGTGGCAGCCATCAATTGTGCTGGTATAACTGATTCCGCCCTCCCTTCTCACTTGGAAACACGCTTTCGGAAGCTGAAATCTTTCCCATCATGCAGCAAGAAATCTAGTAATGCTGACGGGTTTCAAGAAGCTTCCAGGAAGAATCAAGGCGTAGGAAAGAACAGCGAAAATGAGCCTTCCACATGTTCGAAGAAATTACCTGTAAAAAAGAGTAGTTCATCTCCTTCAAAATCACCTGAGGAAAGAATATTTTCGCCAATTAAGAGCAACCCGCGTACGAAACTGAGAAGAAAAGGATTAAAGTCCTCGTCTTCATATTCTTTGGAGGACTTATCGAGTGGTTCTTTGTCTCCTCCTGTGAAGAAATCTGGTTGCTTTTTGTGTTCTCCAAAGAAGGTACCAAGGAAGAAAGGTAAAGTGAAGAAGGGTTTGGATTCGGAGCTTGATTGGGAGAAGAATGATGAGATTTTTTCTGATTTGAGTATTTTCTCAGTGAAAAGTGAGAGGAAGATGATGAAGAAAGCTATGAAGGATGAAGAAGAGATTTGTAGAGAGGCTGAAAAAATAGTGAAGTGGGCAAAGCATGCTTCTGCGAGGATGGATGTTTCTGGCATTGAAGATGCATTAAGTGATGATGAAAACTCGAAATTTCACTAG
- the LOC140989558 gene encoding probable boron transporter 7 isoform X1 — protein MDHLKTPFKGVTNDIRGRLTCYKKDWIDTCGSGARILAPTAYIFFASALPVIAFGEQLSRETEGSLSPAETLASTAICGVIHAIFGGQPLLILGVAEPTIIMYTYLYSFAKNSIGRELYLAWAGWVCVWTALLLFLLAIFNACSIITRFTRVAGELFGMLITVLFIQEAIKGLVSEFFIPKGENSTEENYQFQWLYANGLLGVIFSFGLLITALMSRKARSWRYGTCCFRSFIADYGVPLMVVVWTLLSYSVPGEVPSGVPRRLFCPLPWESKSLYHWTVAKDMGKIPVGYILAALIPAVMIAGLYFFDHSVASQMAQQKEFNLKNPSAYHYDIFLLGVMTLICGLLGLPPSNGVLPQSPMHTRSLAVLKKQLIRKKMVKSVKECMKQQATQSEIYGRLQTVFIEMDSAPCPHTVDRELANLKNAVMQHEDEGDDNSKFDPEKCIDLHLPVRVNEQRVSNLLQSMLVGFAVCIMPVIKMIPTSVLWGYFAYMAIDSLPGNQFWERIQLLFVPPGRRFKIIEGFHASYVESVPFKYIFMFTLFQFAYLLMCFGITWIPIAGILFPLPFFLLISIREHILPKVFPPNYLQELDAAEYEEIIGHSFRARSLSLRDRESPNTDEEADVCPDVSSAEILDEMTTHRGELKHRSVSFNGRQLQVFPEEDSPRMLYQHSLV, from the exons ATGGATCATCTAAAGACTCCATTCAAGGGAGTCACAAATGACATTAGAGGAAGGTTGACATGCTACAAAAAGGACTGGATTGATACATGTGGATCGGGTGCGAG GATTCTGGCTCCGACAGCATATATTTTCTTTGCCTCGGCTCTCCCTGTAATAGCCTTTGGGGAGCAATTGAGTAGGGAAACAG AGGGAAGCTTGAGTCCTGCTGAGACTCTCGCTTCTACTGCTATCTGCGGCGTCATCCACGCAATTTTTGGTGGACAGCCATTGTTGATTTTAGGAGTTGCAGAACCAACCATTATAATGTACACTTATTTGTACAGTTTTGCCAAGAACAGCATTGGGAGGGAGCTGTACTTAGCCTGGGCCGGATG GGTCTGTGTCTGGACAGCTTTGCTTCTCTTTCTTCTTGCGATATTCAATGCTTGCTCTATAATTACGCGATTTACGAGGGTGGCTGGCGAACTTTTTGGCATGTTGATCACTGTTTTATTCATCCAAGAGGCCATCAAG GGTTTGGTGAGTGAATTTTTCATCCCAAAAGGCGAAAATTCTACTGAAGAAAACTACCAATTTCAATGGCTCTACGCAAATGGCTTGCTAGGGGTAATTTTTTCTTTTGGCCTACTTATCACTGCCTTAATGAGCAGAAAAGCTCGGTCCTGGCGTTACGGTACAT GCTGCTTTCGGAGTTTTATTGCAGATTACGGGGTTCCATTGATGGTAGTGGTATGGACTTTATTATCTTATAGCGTACCGGGTGAAGTCCCCTCTGGAGTTCCAAGGAGACTCTTTTGTCCTCTTCCCTGGGAATCCAAATCACTGTATCACTGGACAGTGGCTAAG GACATGGGAAAGATTCCTGTGGGATATATTTTAGCTGCCCTGATACCAGCTGTGATGATTGCCGGTCTATACTTTTTCGATCACAGTGTAGCTTCACAGATGGCTCAACAGAAGGAATTCAACCTCAAAAATCCGTCTGCCTACCATTACGATATCTTTTTACTAGGAGTCATG ACTTTGATTTGCGGTTTGCTTGGACTTCCTCCTTCAAATGGTGTCCTCCCTCAATCACCTATGCATACTAGGAGTCTTGCTGTTCTCAAGAAACAG TTGATTAGGAAGAAAATGGTGAAGAGTGTAAAAGAGTGCATGAAACAGCAGGCAACCCAGTCAGAGATCTATGGTCGACTGCAGACTGTTTTCATTGAAATGGATAGTGCTCCTTGT CCGCATACTGTAGATAGAGAATTGGCAAACTTGAAGAATGCTGTCATGCAACATGAAGATGAAGGAGATGACAACAGTAAATTTGACCCGGAAAAGTGTATCGATCTTCATCTCCCTGTTCGAGTAAACGAGCAAAGAGTCAGCAACTTGCTGCAGTCGATGCTCGTTGGATTTGCTGTATGTATTATGCCTGTGATCAAGATGATACCTACCTCTGTTCTATGGGGATATTTCGCCTACATGGCTATTGATAGTCTTCCTGGAAATCAATTTTGGGAGAGAATCCAGCTTCTCTTCGTTCCTCCAGGTCGACGTTTCAA AATCATTGAAGGGTTCCATGCTTCATATGTGGAGTCAGTACCGTTCAAGTACATCTTCATGTTTACGCTCTTTCAGTTTGCATATCTCTTGATGTGCTTTGGGATAACATGGATACCGATTGCTGGAATTCTGTTTCCACTTCCGTTCTTCCTTCTGATAAGTATACGAGAACACATTCTCCCCAAGGTGTTTCCACCTAATTATCTCCAAGAACTAGATGCAGCAGAATATGAAGAAATTATTGGTCATTCATTTAGAGCAAGGAGTCTATCTCTCAGG GACAGAGAATCACCCAATACAGACGAAGAAGCAGATGTTTGTCCTGATGTATCTTCTGCTGAGATATTGGATGAAATGACGACTCATAGAGGTGAACTGAAGCATAGGTCAGTGAGCTTCAACGGAAGACAATTACAG GTTTTTCCAGAAGAAGATTCTCCAAGGATGTTATATCAACACTCACTCGTGTAA
- the LOC140989558 gene encoding boron transporter 4-like isoform X2, translated as MWIGILAPTAYIFFASALPVIAFGEQLSRETEGSLSPAETLASTAICGVIHAIFGGQPLLILGVAEPTIIMYTYLYSFAKNSIGRELYLAWAGWVCVWTALLLFLLAIFNACSIITRFTRVAGELFGMLITVLFIQEAIKGLVSEFFIPKGENSTEENYQFQWLYANGLLGVIFSFGLLITALMSRKARSWRYGTCCFRSFIADYGVPLMVVVWTLLSYSVPGEVPSGVPRRLFCPLPWESKSLYHWTVAKDMGKIPVGYILAALIPAVMIAGLYFFDHSVASQMAQQKEFNLKNPSAYHYDIFLLGVMTLICGLLGLPPSNGVLPQSPMHTRSLAVLKKQLIRKKMVKSVKECMKQQATQSEIYGRLQTVFIEMDSAPCPHTVDRELANLKNAVMQHEDEGDDNSKFDPEKCIDLHLPVRVNEQRVSNLLQSMLVGFAVCIMPVIKMIPTSVLWGYFAYMAIDSLPGNQFWERIQLLFVPPGRRFKIIEGFHASYVESVPFKYIFMFTLFQFAYLLMCFGITWIPIAGILFPLPFFLLISIREHILPKVFPPNYLQELDAAEYEEIIGHSFRARSLSLRDRESPNTDEEADVCPDVSSAEILDEMTTHRGELKHRSVSFNGRQLQVFPEEDSPRMLYQHSLV; from the exons ATGTGGATCGG GATTCTGGCTCCGACAGCATATATTTTCTTTGCCTCGGCTCTCCCTGTAATAGCCTTTGGGGAGCAATTGAGTAGGGAAACAG AGGGAAGCTTGAGTCCTGCTGAGACTCTCGCTTCTACTGCTATCTGCGGCGTCATCCACGCAATTTTTGGTGGACAGCCATTGTTGATTTTAGGAGTTGCAGAACCAACCATTATAATGTACACTTATTTGTACAGTTTTGCCAAGAACAGCATTGGGAGGGAGCTGTACTTAGCCTGGGCCGGATG GGTCTGTGTCTGGACAGCTTTGCTTCTCTTTCTTCTTGCGATATTCAATGCTTGCTCTATAATTACGCGATTTACGAGGGTGGCTGGCGAACTTTTTGGCATGTTGATCACTGTTTTATTCATCCAAGAGGCCATCAAG GGTTTGGTGAGTGAATTTTTCATCCCAAAAGGCGAAAATTCTACTGAAGAAAACTACCAATTTCAATGGCTCTACGCAAATGGCTTGCTAGGGGTAATTTTTTCTTTTGGCCTACTTATCACTGCCTTAATGAGCAGAAAAGCTCGGTCCTGGCGTTACGGTACAT GCTGCTTTCGGAGTTTTATTGCAGATTACGGGGTTCCATTGATGGTAGTGGTATGGACTTTATTATCTTATAGCGTACCGGGTGAAGTCCCCTCTGGAGTTCCAAGGAGACTCTTTTGTCCTCTTCCCTGGGAATCCAAATCACTGTATCACTGGACAGTGGCTAAG GACATGGGAAAGATTCCTGTGGGATATATTTTAGCTGCCCTGATACCAGCTGTGATGATTGCCGGTCTATACTTTTTCGATCACAGTGTAGCTTCACAGATGGCTCAACAGAAGGAATTCAACCTCAAAAATCCGTCTGCCTACCATTACGATATCTTTTTACTAGGAGTCATG ACTTTGATTTGCGGTTTGCTTGGACTTCCTCCTTCAAATGGTGTCCTCCCTCAATCACCTATGCATACTAGGAGTCTTGCTGTTCTCAAGAAACAG TTGATTAGGAAGAAAATGGTGAAGAGTGTAAAAGAGTGCATGAAACAGCAGGCAACCCAGTCAGAGATCTATGGTCGACTGCAGACTGTTTTCATTGAAATGGATAGTGCTCCTTGT CCGCATACTGTAGATAGAGAATTGGCAAACTTGAAGAATGCTGTCATGCAACATGAAGATGAAGGAGATGACAACAGTAAATTTGACCCGGAAAAGTGTATCGATCTTCATCTCCCTGTTCGAGTAAACGAGCAAAGAGTCAGCAACTTGCTGCAGTCGATGCTCGTTGGATTTGCTGTATGTATTATGCCTGTGATCAAGATGATACCTACCTCTGTTCTATGGGGATATTTCGCCTACATGGCTATTGATAGTCTTCCTGGAAATCAATTTTGGGAGAGAATCCAGCTTCTCTTCGTTCCTCCAGGTCGACGTTTCAA AATCATTGAAGGGTTCCATGCTTCATATGTGGAGTCAGTACCGTTCAAGTACATCTTCATGTTTACGCTCTTTCAGTTTGCATATCTCTTGATGTGCTTTGGGATAACATGGATACCGATTGCTGGAATTCTGTTTCCACTTCCGTTCTTCCTTCTGATAAGTATACGAGAACACATTCTCCCCAAGGTGTTTCCACCTAATTATCTCCAAGAACTAGATGCAGCAGAATATGAAGAAATTATTGGTCATTCATTTAGAGCAAGGAGTCTATCTCTCAGG GACAGAGAATCACCCAATACAGACGAAGAAGCAGATGTTTGTCCTGATGTATCTTCTGCTGAGATATTGGATGAAATGACGACTCATAGAGGTGAACTGAAGCATAGGTCAGTGAGCTTCAACGGAAGACAATTACAG GTTTTTCCAGAAGAAGATTCTCCAAGGATGTTATATCAACACTCACTCGTGTAA
- the LOC140990640 gene encoding EG45-like domain containing protein produces MSRSNSSHFRMYNLLVIWLSGLLLLLLSHHVRLGGADIGTASVYYQPYTPTACYGDDFSQFPTSGLFAAVGEGMWDNSAACGRQYLVRCISAVVPGTCIPGSQIQIKIVDRAQTSVSRPSYDGTGLVLSNVAFEALAISNPEVSYLNVEFLQI; encoded by the exons ATGTCTCGATCAAATTCAAGCCATTTTAGGATGTATAATCTCCTCGTGATATGGCTCTCCggcctcctcctcctcctcctcagccACCATGTTCGTCTCGGCGGTGCCGATATCGGAACAGCCAGCGTGTATTACCAACCGTACACTC CCACCGCATGCTACGGCGATGACTTCTCTCAGTTCCCGACAAGCGGCCTTTTCGCCGCTGTGGGAGAGGGGATGTGGGATAACAGCGCCGCCTGTGGGCGGCAGTATTTGGTGAGATGCATCAGCGCTGTCGTGCCGGGGACTTGCATCCCGGGCAGTCAGATACAGATTAAGATCGTGGATCGGGCCCAAACTTCGGTTTCCAGGCCCAGTTATGATGGAACGGGCCTTGTGTTGTCCAATGTAGCTTTCGAGGCGCTCGCAATTTCCAATCCAGAGGTCTCGTACTTGAATGTCGAGTTTCTTCA GATTTGA